One stretch of Chryseobacterium indologenes DNA includes these proteins:
- a CDS encoding ComF family protein, which produces MILDLLFPNRCLHCNRIIEAELLVCNLCFGQIHFTYYDYTKNNPVKERCKLFFPVENTYALIQFEEENLSRKIIHELKYRNREITGKILAEWTIERLNFKDQKPDLLVSVPLHPKKQRERGYNQLHLYTETLSKHYQIPFDHELIKRNYYSKAQALKDKKHRLETINTFSTTQPITGKHILLIDDVFTTGTTISSIAWEILNAGDNKISVLVMAMDV; this is translated from the coding sequence ATGATATTAGACCTGCTTTTTCCCAACCGGTGTCTTCATTGTAACAGAATTATTGAGGCCGAACTTTTGGTTTGTAATTTATGTTTTGGGCAAATTCATTTTACATATTACGACTACACCAAAAATAATCCGGTGAAAGAAAGATGTAAACTCTTTTTTCCTGTTGAGAATACCTATGCACTCATTCAGTTTGAAGAAGAAAACCTAAGCCGGAAAATCATTCATGAATTAAAATACAGAAACAGAGAAATCACGGGAAAAATTCTGGCAGAATGGACTATCGAGCGATTGAATTTCAAAGATCAGAAACCTGATCTTCTGGTAAGCGTTCCTCTTCATCCTAAAAAACAGAGAGAAAGAGGGTACAATCAGCTTCATTTGTATACAGAAACTCTTTCAAAACACTATCAAATCCCTTTTGATCATGAACTCATCAAGAGAAACTATTACTCCAAAGCACAAGCTCTAAAGGATAAGAAACATCGATTGGAAACAATCAACACATTTTCGACTACCCAACCCATAACAGGAAAACATATTCTGCTCATTGATGATGTTTTTACCACAGGAACTACCATATCTTCCATTGCCTGGGAAATTCTGAATGCCGGAGATAATAAGATAAGTGTCCTGGTAATGGCGATGGATGTATAG
- a CDS encoding alpha/beta fold hydrolase, whose translation MPNLVLLHGALGHSEIFTPYLDHLSNYFTIHTPLFSGHGNRELPTGGINIEKYTQELADYCKENNITDVHILGHSMGGYVALCYAMKYPKNINSIMTLGTKFDWTEEQAVKESKMLNPDVIVEKIPQYAQTLEKQHGPKWKQLLPAIADLMVDLGKNPPLKNNFAGINIPVQIMVGDKDSMVSIDESTAVYRELPNTKLAVLPETKHPMDKVRPSLLLSLIKDFWNLS comes from the coding sequence ATGCCCAATTTGGTTTTATTACATGGAGCTTTAGGCCATTCTGAAATATTCACCCCTTATCTGGATCACCTTTCAAACTATTTTACAATCCATACACCTTTATTTTCAGGACATGGAAATAGAGAGCTCCCTACAGGCGGAATCAATATAGAAAAATACACTCAGGAGCTAGCAGATTATTGCAAGGAAAATAATATAACCGATGTACATATTCTGGGTCACAGTATGGGTGGGTATGTTGCCCTTTGTTACGCCATGAAATATCCTAAAAATATAAATTCGATAATGACTTTAGGGACAAAATTCGATTGGACCGAGGAACAGGCTGTCAAGGAAAGCAAAATGCTTAATCCGGATGTTATTGTTGAAAAAATTCCTCAATATGCACAAACTTTAGAGAAACAACATGGTCCGAAATGGAAGCAGTTACTTCCGGCTATTGCTGATTTAATGGTTGATCTGGGGAAAAATCCACCACTAAAAAACAATTTTGCTGGAATTAATATTCCGGTTCAGATTATGGTAGGAGATAAGGACAGCATGGTAAGCATTGATGAAAGTACAGCCGTATACAGGGAACTTCCCAACACAAAATTGGCCGTACTTCCTGAGACAAAGCATCCCATGGATAAAGTACGACCAAGTTTATTATTGAGTTTAATAAAAGATTTCTGGAACCTTTCTTAA
- the upp gene encoding uracil phosphoribosyltransferase: protein MLTILSQNFSLVNEWINELRNVDVQHDRMRFRRNMERIGEIAAFEISKGLEVRDIEIQTPLDTIKSREIAVQPVITTILRAGVPLFEGILNYLDRADCGFVAAYRKHDANDYFSIKQDYLTCPSIEGRPLIVADPMLATGASLIEAIKDLLTNGNPTQLHIVAAIASRQGVETVQNAYPEAHIWVGAIDEELTSKGYITPGLGDAGDLSYGEKLQR from the coding sequence ATGCTTACTATTTTATCGCAAAATTTTTCCCTTGTTAATGAATGGATTAATGAACTTCGAAACGTTGATGTTCAGCATGACCGAATGAGATTCCGAAGAAACATGGAACGAATCGGAGAAATTGCAGCCTTTGAAATCAGTAAAGGATTGGAAGTAAGAGATATTGAAATCCAAACCCCTTTAGATACCATTAAAAGCAGAGAAATTGCTGTACAGCCAGTAATTACGACCATTTTAAGAGCAGGAGTTCCGTTATTTGAAGGAATTCTTAATTATTTGGACAGAGCTGATTGTGGTTTCGTAGCCGCCTACAGAAAACATGATGCCAATGATTATTTTTCTATCAAACAGGATTATTTAACTTGTCCAAGTATTGAAGGAAGACCTTTAATTGTAGCAGATCCTATGTTGGCAACCGGAGCTTCACTGATTGAAGCAATCAAAGATCTACTGACCAATGGAAATCCAACTCAGCTTCATATTGTAGCAGCTATTGCTTCAAGACAAGGTGTTGAAACAGTTCAAAATGCTTATCCTGAAGCTCATATTTGGGTAGGAGCTATAGATGAAGAATTGACATCCAAAGGTTATATTACACCTGGTTTGGGTGATGCCGGAGATTTAAGCTACGGGGAAAAACTGCAAAGGTAA
- a CDS encoding Pls/PosA family non-ribosomal peptide synthetase: MKSLILGKISTEFIKDETLPELLVPTFEKYKDKTAFIFKDKKISYAELDSWSNAIATQLQSQGIQPGDCVGVWYPRSLELPVAILGILKAGASYIPLDREMPEDRIKKVFTDINVKTYFSDTDANIHCQPLSIAAQPQEVVPAPIISQTPGNWAYVLFTSGSTGNPKGIPISHRNICHLIRSENDFIEIKDTDIVYQGFSVSFDMWCEEVWISLFAGATIWIADATTVKAIDELSHVLTENKITVLHAVPSILAIIDEVPSIRFINTGGEACTKQVQEKWAKPYRIFINSYGPTETTVSSNMIKLNNQDELTIGPPLPNYHIAVVDENMNILPRGERGEMVISGPGVSNGYFNLPELTEQKFLPNPFPELPGDKIYKTGDAVTIREDGFIDFQGRIDDQIKLRGYRIELGEIETRMNQLQDVSSVAVSVKEDANGQGQLVGYVVMSNEASFDENKMRKELAQFLAPYMVPISIIQMKEMPRMPSGKIDRKRLPIPESFTVHKKNDNIKINIEAPIEERLLQTLKWVFPGKEINLQQDFFTDLGGHSLLAATLVSHLRQKAGIPTASLKEIYENRPLSAYSDCLKKKQAQKPSHHEPFHRVSTLQYIACNIAQTISLLVVFALLSIQIFFPYLSYYYFQLNGYGLHYALLSAFLLYTLIPPVYSLIIVLTKWLVIGKIKEGDYPLWGWYYFRWWLWKTIKRLMPSEFIVETPLYPKYLKLLGVKVHPSAQLSLLPIAAEDLVTIDENVNTSSGCSIDNASVENGILRIRKVHIKAHSYLGSSVIVCGDTVIEEFGELQDLSCLNEGKKIGYGEVWNGSPAEKVRIKTGAELEAPKLSSASKRNRYALLYSISLFFFPLLIVLPLAPTLYTLYYLDDRSSDYSFYYLWQAPILSTVYILLFIAVVSILTRILQYNMKPGVYPVYSFTYYRKWIKDQIFNLSLIIVHPLFASIYISKFYRMMGAKVGKNSEISTASDVSHHLLEIGEGSFIADAVILGEHDVRNEKLILSKTTIGNNSFVGNSGLIPQGYELGDNMLIGVLSKAPSEEQLKNASERDWFGSPPIGLPSRQKSDLFQDRLTYNPPFRLKLARAIVEGIRIILPQTVVIICSVLFIAYTSTYLEGRIHYLLLFAPFYYLGIVALPSFFFTALLKWIFIGKYKKTEMPMYSLKVWLSEGITTIYEALPVLFFLDFLRGTWWLPFFMRFLGVKIGKKVWLNTTDITEFDMVSIGDESMLNEDCGPQTHLFEDRIMKVGSVKIGSQTTINSRTIILYDTEIGDNVNIAPLSLVMKGEILSDNTSWLGSPLRGK, from the coding sequence ATGAAAAGTTTGATTTTAGGTAAAATCAGTACAGAGTTTATAAAGGATGAAACTTTACCTGAATTGCTGGTTCCCACCTTTGAAAAATATAAGGATAAAACAGCCTTTATATTTAAAGATAAAAAAATTTCGTATGCTGAATTGGACAGCTGGAGTAATGCTATTGCCACACAGTTACAAAGTCAGGGCATACAACCGGGTGACTGTGTAGGAGTCTGGTATCCGAGAAGTCTGGAGCTTCCTGTTGCGATACTTGGAATTTTAAAGGCTGGAGCTTCTTATATTCCATTAGACCGGGAAATGCCTGAGGATAGAATTAAAAAAGTTTTTACGGATATTAATGTTAAGACTTATTTTTCGGATACTGATGCAAACATCCATTGTCAGCCTTTATCGATTGCCGCTCAACCGCAGGAAGTCGTTCCGGCGCCAATAATCAGCCAAACTCCTGGTAACTGGGCTTATGTACTGTTTACTTCAGGAAGCACAGGCAACCCTAAGGGAATTCCTATTTCCCATAGAAATATCTGTCACCTGATACGCTCTGAAAATGACTTTATAGAAATAAAAGATACTGACATTGTTTATCAGGGCTTTTCCGTTTCCTTTGATATGTGGTGTGAAGAGGTATGGATCAGTCTTTTTGCCGGAGCAACCATCTGGATTGCTGATGCTACGACTGTAAAAGCAATTGATGAGCTCAGCCATGTTTTGACAGAAAATAAAATCACGGTGCTTCATGCGGTTCCTAGTATTTTAGCCATTATTGATGAAGTCCCTTCCATCAGGTTTATTAATACCGGTGGAGAGGCCTGCACCAAACAGGTTCAGGAAAAGTGGGCAAAACCTTACAGGATTTTTATCAATAGCTATGGTCCTACTGAAACTACCGTTTCATCCAATATGATCAAACTCAATAATCAGGACGAACTTACAATTGGACCTCCGCTACCCAATTATCATATTGCTGTTGTTGATGAAAATATGAATATCCTCCCAAGAGGAGAACGTGGTGAAATGGTTATTTCCGGACCAGGCGTGAGCAATGGTTATTTTAACCTTCCGGAACTTACAGAGCAAAAGTTTTTGCCCAACCCTTTTCCAGAGCTTCCCGGAGACAAAATTTATAAAACCGGCGACGCTGTTACCATACGGGAAGATGGATTTATTGATTTTCAGGGAAGAATAGATGATCAGATTAAACTTCGGGGGTACAGGATTGAACTTGGTGAGATAGAAACACGTATGAATCAGCTTCAGGACGTTTCTTCTGTTGCTGTATCAGTAAAAGAAGATGCTAACGGGCAAGGGCAGCTTGTTGGTTATGTTGTTATGAGTAATGAAGCATCATTTGATGAAAATAAAATGAGAAAAGAACTGGCACAATTTCTTGCTCCCTATATGGTACCTATTTCTATTATTCAGATGAAAGAAATGCCAAGGATGCCCAGTGGAAAAATCGACAGAAAACGACTTCCAATCCCGGAAAGCTTTACAGTTCATAAAAAAAATGATAACATTAAGATTAATATTGAAGCACCTATAGAAGAAAGATTACTGCAGACGCTGAAATGGGTATTTCCAGGAAAGGAAATTAACCTGCAACAGGATTTTTTCACTGATTTAGGAGGTCATTCTCTGCTTGCAGCCACTTTAGTCTCACATTTACGGCAAAAAGCAGGAATCCCTACAGCTTCATTAAAAGAAATTTATGAAAATCGTCCTTTATCTGCCTACTCAGACTGCCTCAAGAAGAAACAAGCTCAGAAACCATCACATCATGAACCGTTCCACCGGGTTTCAACCTTACAATATATTGCCTGTAATATTGCCCAGACTATAAGTTTGCTGGTTGTGTTTGCCCTGTTGAGTATTCAGATATTTTTCCCTTATTTAAGTTATTATTATTTTCAGCTTAACGGCTATGGATTACATTATGCTTTATTAAGCGCCTTCTTACTGTATACCTTAATTCCACCAGTGTATTCTCTTATTATCGTTTTAACCAAATGGCTGGTGATCGGAAAAATCAAAGAAGGTGATTACCCGCTTTGGGGTTGGTATTATTTCAGATGGTGGCTATGGAAAACAATAAAAAGATTGATGCCTTCGGAATTTATCGTAGAAACACCTTTATATCCAAAATATTTGAAATTGCTTGGAGTAAAAGTGCATCCAAGTGCTCAACTGAGTTTACTCCCTATCGCCGCAGAGGATCTTGTAACCATTGATGAAAATGTAAATACCAGTTCCGGATGCAGTATTGACAACGCTTCTGTTGAAAATGGTATTTTAAGAATAAGAAAAGTGCACATTAAGGCCCATTCTTATCTGGGTTCTTCTGTAATTGTATGTGGGGATACAGTTATTGAAGAGTTTGGAGAACTTCAGGATTTAAGCTGTCTGAATGAAGGAAAAAAAATAGGATATGGAGAAGTCTGGAATGGAAGCCCTGCCGAAAAAGTAAGAATAAAAACAGGAGCAGAACTTGAAGCTCCTAAGCTATCATCAGCTTCCAAGAGAAACAGATACGCATTACTATATTCAATTTCTTTATTCTTCTTTCCACTTCTGATCGTGTTACCGCTAGCCCCTACACTTTATACATTATATTACCTGGATGACCGCTCCTCTGACTATAGTTTTTATTATCTATGGCAGGCTCCGATACTTTCTACTGTTTATATTTTACTGTTTATTGCTGTTGTAAGTATCCTTACAAGGATTTTACAATATAATATGAAACCCGGAGTCTATCCTGTATACAGTTTCACCTATTATAGAAAATGGATCAAGGATCAAATTTTCAACCTATCACTGATTATCGTACATCCTTTATTTGCTTCAATTTATATTAGTAAATTTTACAGAATGATGGGGGCAAAAGTGGGTAAAAATTCAGAAATTTCAACGGCCAGCGATGTTTCACATCACCTTTTGGAAATTGGTGAAGGTTCATTTATTGCTGATGCTGTTATTTTAGGTGAACATGATGTAAGAAATGAAAAATTAATTTTATCTAAAACCACTATAGGAAATAATAGCTTTGTAGGGAACAGTGGACTTATTCCACAAGGATATGAATTAGGAGATAATATGCTAATTGGTGTTTTGAGTAAAGCACCCTCTGAAGAACAGCTCAAAAACGCCTCTGAGAGAGACTGGTTCGGATCTCCGCCAATAGGTCTTCCTTCGAGACAGAAATCGGATCTATTTCAGGATCGCCTTACCTACAATCCTCCTTTCCGTCTAAAACTGGCAAGAGCAATTGTAGAAGGAATCAGGATTATCCTTCCACAAACCGTAGTTATTATATGTAGTGTATTATTTATTGCTTATACAAGCACTTACTTGGAAGGAAGAATCCATTATCTTTTATTGTTTGCTCCATTTTATTATCTGGGAATCGTTGCATTACCTTCATTTTTCTTTACTGCATTATTAAAATGGATATTTATAGGAAAATATAAGAAAACCGAAATGCCCATGTACAGTCTGAAAGTATGGCTTAGTGAAGGAATTACTACAATTTACGAAGCTCTTCCAGTACTTTTCTTCCTTGATTTTCTTCGTGGTACATGGTGGTTACCGTTCTTTATGCGCTTTCTGGGTGTTAAAATTGGTAAAAAAGTATGGCTTAACACCACTGATATTACAGAGTTTGACATGGTATCCATTGGTGATGAATCTATGCTAAATGAAGACTGCGGACCTCAAACCCATCTTTTTGAAGACAGGATCATGAAAGTGGGAAGTGTAAAAATCGGAAGTCAAACCACTATCAATTCCAGAACAATTATTTTATACGATACCGAAATTGGGGATAATGTTAATATTGCTCCTCTTTCCCTCGTGATGAAAGGAGAAATTCTTTCGGATAATACTTCGTGGCTGGGAAGTCCGTTGAGAGGAAAATAA
- a CDS encoding GNAT family N-acetyltransferase, with translation MNYSIKKIKIKENLSIVDELVGELHISEKEMNENTADWSQIRDNYLRFMAECEEENEGSFLIAEIDGKAIGFLFGYIDERDESNFELGEGNDLYVSEGYVKKEYRKQGIYTALNKTFEEMYSKRNIRKIYRFTLCNNDTMQRWLASQGYRPVRIVYEKWL, from the coding sequence ATGAATTATTCCATCAAAAAAATTAAAATAAAAGAAAATTTGTCTATTGTAGATGAATTAGTAGGCGAACTTCATATTTCTGAAAAAGAAATGAATGAGAATACTGCAGACTGGAGCCAGATCCGGGATAATTATCTCAGATTTATGGCAGAATGTGAGGAAGAAAATGAGGGAAGTTTTCTCATTGCAGAAATTGATGGTAAGGCCATAGGATTTCTGTTCGGATATATTGATGAAAGAGATGAAAGTAATTTTGAATTGGGAGAAGGCAACGATCTCTATGTTTCTGAGGGTTATGTAAAAAAAGAATACAGAAAACAAGGAATTTACACCGCGCTTAATAAAACATTTGAAGAAATGTATTCTAAGCGTAACATCCGAAAAATATATCGCTTTACTCTTTGCAACAATGATACGATGCAGCGTTGGCTGGCTTCGCAAGGATATCGTCCTGTAAGGATAGTGTATGAAAAATGGCTATAA
- the der gene encoding ribosome biogenesis GTPase Der, protein MSNIVAIVGRPNVGKSTLFNRLLERREAIVDSTAGVTRDRHYGKSDWNGVDFTVIDTGGYDVGTDDIFEEEIRKQVQLAVDEATSIIFMMNVEEGLTDTDHEIYRLLRRSNKPIYIVINKVDSSKEELPATEFYQLGIDKYYTLSSATGSGTGDLLDDIVKDFPTTEYKDPFEGLPKITIAGRPNVGKSTMTNALLDVERNIVTDIAGTTRDSIQTLYNKFGHEFVLVDTAGMRRKSKVNEDLEFYSVMRSIRSIEYSDVVIIMVDATQGWESQDMNIFGLAQKNRKGIVILVNKWDLIEDKQTNTMRDFEKAIKDKIGQFQDIPILFVSALTKQRILKAVEVAMEVYEDRKKKIKTSKLNEVMLPIFENTPPPALKGKYIKIKYCVQLPTPSPQFVFFCNLPQYVKEPYKRFTENQLRKEFGFTGVPIEVYFRQK, encoded by the coding sequence ATGTCAAATATTGTCGCAATCGTTGGACGTCCCAACGTAGGAAAATCCACACTTTTTAACCGTCTATTAGAAAGAAGAGAAGCTATTGTAGATTCTACAGCCGGTGTAACCAGAGACCGTCATTACGGGAAATCTGACTGGAATGGAGTAGACTTTACCGTAATTGATACCGGAGGATATGATGTAGGTACAGATGACATCTTTGAAGAGGAGATCCGTAAGCAGGTACAGTTAGCAGTAGATGAAGCTACTTCCATTATCTTTATGATGAATGTGGAAGAAGGGCTTACCGATACTGACCACGAAATTTACAGACTGCTTAGGAGATCAAACAAGCCAATCTATATCGTAATTAACAAAGTAGATTCATCAAAAGAAGAACTTCCTGCAACAGAGTTTTACCAGTTAGGAATCGATAAATATTACACTCTTTCTTCCGCTACAGGTTCTGGAACTGGAGATTTACTGGATGATATCGTTAAAGATTTCCCAACTACAGAATATAAAGATCCTTTCGAAGGCCTACCTAAAATTACCATCGCAGGTCGTCCGAATGTAGGAAAGTCTACAATGACCAATGCCTTATTAGATGTTGAAAGAAATATTGTAACAGATATCGCAGGAACTACAAGAGATAGTATCCAGACGCTGTATAATAAATTCGGGCATGAGTTTGTATTGGTAGATACAGCCGGAATGAGAAGAAAGTCTAAAGTAAATGAAGACCTGGAATTCTATTCCGTAATGAGATCTATCCGTTCTATTGAATATTCTGATGTTGTTATCATTATGGTAGATGCTACTCAGGGATGGGAGTCTCAGGACATGAATATCTTCGGATTAGCACAGAAAAACAGAAAAGGAATTGTAATTCTGGTGAATAAGTGGGATTTGATTGAAGACAAGCAAACCAATACAATGCGTGATTTCGAAAAAGCAATCAAAGATAAAATTGGTCAGTTTCAGGATATTCCAATTCTATTCGTTTCTGCATTGACGAAGCAAAGAATCCTAAAAGCAGTGGAAGTTGCAATGGAGGTTTATGAAGACCGTAAGAAGAAGATCAAAACTTCAAAACTGAATGAAGTAATGCTTCCTATTTTCGAGAATACGCCACCACCTGCGTTAAAAGGAAAATATATTAAAATTAAATATTGCGTCCAGCTTCCTACGCCGTCACCACAGTTTGTATTCTTCTGTAATCTGCCGCAGTATGTAAAGGAGCCATATAAGAGATTTACTGAAAATCAGTTGAGAAAAGAATTCGGGTTTACCGGAGTTCCGATTGAAGTATACTTCAGACAAAAATAA
- a CDS encoding T9SS type A sorting domain-containing protein, whose amino-acid sequence MKKIYLSACTVCTVLGLSAQEILWQKDIRSSTQDFLSQVTTTIDQQYLITGSSIQSGKLQPGRQQNNGYDFHLVKLNQQGEEAWEKYFSGNNHDYLSATVSTQDGGFLVAGTSYSGKGLDKKEDSKGGSDIWLIRINEFGDELWQKTLGTSSDEEAKAVIQSTDLGFFVAGNVQNSSQGYGSKDVWITRLDKDGNELSQLILGGKGLDEIEKMIPTKDGGALLGIYSRSSEVRVSGGSGMRDAGSVSAVQNSNPDPRNTNPVSRISKQSENFGEGDYWIVKLDKTGKVEWEKNFGGKGDDHIRMLALTSNGYIIGGESRSERSGNKTVGIEEGTDLWLISLNERGEEQWQKSYNFKNRDILMGMSVIHSSDDKSSKGILLGGYTQAEGRIEKDDETFWMLYLDGNGNEQWRKHVTGESRQKEERLSDLKLNRDGSIILAGTSAKELGKENWKIVKLGDKQVSDLIAKYDIKIYPNPVSDYAYVEIGFDFKEADIMLYDMSGRQLQNFKTKNRVTKMNTQSLIQGAYLVTIKTDNNKTANAKLIKK is encoded by the coding sequence ATGAAAAAAATCTATCTCAGTGCATGTACTGTATGCACCGTTCTTGGGCTGTCTGCCCAGGAAATTCTGTGGCAGAAAGACATCAGATCCTCCACTCAGGATTTTCTAAGCCAGGTGACTACCACGATTGATCAGCAATATCTGATTACGGGGAGTTCTATACAGAGCGGCAAACTCCAACCGGGCCGCCAACAAAACAACGGTTATGATTTCCATCTGGTGAAGCTGAACCAGCAGGGAGAAGAAGCCTGGGAAAAGTATTTCTCAGGAAACAATCACGATTATTTATCAGCAACAGTCTCTACTCAGGACGGTGGATTTCTTGTAGCCGGAACCTCTTATTCAGGAAAAGGACTGGATAAGAAAGAGGATTCCAAAGGTGGATCAGATATCTGGCTGATCAGGATCAATGAATTTGGAGATGAATTATGGCAGAAAACATTAGGAACCTCTTCTGATGAAGAAGCCAAAGCCGTGATTCAAAGTACAGACCTGGGCTTTTTTGTGGCCGGAAACGTCCAAAACTCATCTCAAGGTTACGGTTCTAAAGATGTCTGGATCACCAGACTCGACAAAGATGGCAATGAACTCTCCCAACTGATTTTAGGTGGAAAAGGCCTGGATGAAATTGAAAAGATGATTCCCACAAAAGATGGTGGGGCCTTATTGGGAATTTATTCAAGAAGTTCCGAGGTCCGTGTTTCGGGAGGTTCCGGGATGCGAGATGCGGGTTCCGTGTCAGCCGTTCAAAACTCGAATCCCGACCCTCGGAACACAAACCCCGTATCCCGCATCTCGAAACAAAGCGAAAACTTCGGAGAAGGCGACTACTGGATTGTCAAACTGGATAAAACCGGAAAAGTAGAATGGGAAAAGAACTTCGGGGGTAAAGGAGATGATCATATCAGAATGTTGGCCCTAACATCTAACGGTTATATCATCGGTGGAGAGTCCCGCTCTGAAAGATCCGGAAACAAAACGGTAGGGATTGAAGAAGGAACAGACCTTTGGCTGATTTCCCTAAATGAAAGAGGTGAAGAACAGTGGCAGAAGTCCTACAACTTTAAAAACAGGGATATTTTGATGGGAATGAGCGTAATTCATTCTTCAGATGATAAGTCTTCAAAAGGAATTCTGTTAGGTGGTTACACTCAGGCAGAGGGTAGGATAGAAAAAGATGATGAGACCTTCTGGATGCTGTACCTGGATGGTAACGGAAATGAACAGTGGAGAAAACATGTGACAGGCGAATCCAGACAGAAAGAAGAAAGGCTTTCAGACTTGAAGCTAAACCGTGATGGCTCCATAATCCTTGCCGGAACGAGTGCTAAGGAACTTGGAAAAGAAAACTGGAAAATTGTAAAACTGGGGGACAAGCAGGTGAGTGATCTGATTGCCAAATATGATATCAAGATTTATCCGAATCCGGTATCAGACTATGCCTATGTAGAAATTGGCTTTGATTTTAAAGAAGCTGATATTATGCTGTATGATATGAGCGGAAGACAGCTTCAGAATTTTAAAACAAAGAATAGGGTGACTAAGATGAATACTCAATCTTTGATACAGGGAGCGTATTTGGTGACGATAAAAACAGATAATAATAAAACAGCGAATGCAAAGCTGATTAAGAAATAA